One stretch of Nitrospirota bacterium DNA includes these proteins:
- a CDS encoding CBS domain-containing protein has translation MSDTNDKSAKTTNPLSTVIAHMMTPGVVQIPGDISVSEAALLLEREQAPCLLVKDTDAQFGLMTPTDIVKKVVAQGLEPHDIEVRTIMTRPVQFIEYDQALADASVLMMATGAPLLIVTKQNQPVGVLTAQDLMLTPARRRTKIPSVVSVVGRASAQGLNYNAMIIQLNHVGALVESTAKISTGTNVVLAFSISGQNTPLTIRGKVLASESPETEPAETSSGTHTWHVDIQFTDLSSSDLARIRAWALQTMPPSPDRF, from the coding sequence ATGTCGGACACCAATGATAAATCTGCCAAGACTACCAATCCCTTATCAACTGTGATTGCCCATATGATGACGCCAGGAGTCGTGCAAATTCCCGGGGATATTTCCGTCAGTGAGGCGGCCCTATTACTCGAACGAGAACAGGCCCCCTGCCTGCTGGTGAAGGATACCGACGCGCAATTCGGGCTGATGACGCCGACCGATATCGTCAAGAAAGTCGTCGCGCAGGGACTCGAACCGCACGACATCGAAGTCCGAACGATCATGACACGCCCGGTGCAATTCATCGAATACGACCAGGCCTTAGCGGACGCCTCAGTCCTCATGATGGCGACGGGTGCACCACTCTTGATTGTCACCAAACAGAACCAACCAGTTGGAGTCCTCACGGCACAAGACCTCATGCTCACGCCGGCCCGGCGTCGCACGAAGATCCCCTCAGTGGTGAGTGTGGTCGGACGCGCATCGGCTCAGGGGCTCAACTATAATGCCATGATCATCCAACTGAACCATGTCGGCGCATTGGTCGAATCAACCGCGAAAATCTCGACAGGAACGAACGTCGTACTGGCGTTTTCCATTTCCGGTCAAAACACTCCCCTGACGATTCGGGGGAAAGTGCTGGCCAGCGAGAGTCCCGAAACTGAACCAGCTGAGACCTCGAGCGGCACCCACACCTGGCATGTCGATATTCAATTCACGGATCTCTCGTCGTCCGACCTCGCACGCATCAGGGCCTGGGCACTTCAGACCATGCCACCCTCCCCCGATCGTTTCTGA